A window from Eubalaena glacialis isolate mEubGla1 chromosome 1, mEubGla1.1.hap2.+ XY, whole genome shotgun sequence encodes these proteins:
- the AIFM2 gene encoding ferroptosis suppressor protein 1 isoform X1 encodes MGSQVSMDVGAVHVVIVGGGFGGIAAASQLQALNIPFMLVDMKDSFHHNVAALRASVESGFAKKTFISYSVTFKENFRQGLVVEIDLKNQTVLLEDGEALSFTYLILATGSTGLFPGKFNQVSNQQMAIQAYEDMVTQVQSSQSIVVVGGGSAGVEMAAEIKTEYPEKEVTLIHSQMALADKELLPCVRQEVKEILLRKGVQLLLSERVSNLEALPLNEHRESITVRTDKGAEVAANLVIACSGIKINSVAYRSAFGDQLASDGALRVNEYLQVEGYSHIYAIGDCADVREPKMAYHASLHANVAVANIVNSMKQRPLKAYKPGSLTFLLAMGRNDGVGQISGFYVGRLMVRLAKSRDLLVSTSWKTMRQSPP; translated from the exons ATGGGGTCCCAGGTCTCGATGGACGTGGGAGCCGTGCACGTGGTGATCGTGGGCGGGGGCTTTGGCGGCATCGCGGCCGCCAGCCAACTGCAGGCACTGAACATCCCCTTCATGCTGGTGGACATGAAGGACTCCTTCCACCACAACGTGGCAGCCCTCCGGGCCTCCGTGGAGAGTG GGTTTGCCAAAAAGACATTCATTTCCTACTCGGTGACCTTCAAGGAAAACTTCCGGCAGGGCCTGGTGGTTGAGATAGACCTGAAGAATCAGACAGTGCTGCTGGAGGACGGCGAG GCCCTGTCCTTCACATATCTCATCCTGGCCACGGGCAGCACTGGGCTCTTCCCAGGCAAGTTTAACCAGGTGTCCAACCAGCAGATGGCCATCCAGGCCTATGAGGACATGGTGACGCAG GTCCAGAGCTCACAATCCATCGTGGTGGTTGGAGGAGGCTCTGCGGGAGTGGAGATGGCAGCAGAGATTAAAACAGAATACCCTGAGAAAGAG GTCACTCTCATTCACTCCCAAATGGCCCTCGCAGACAAGGAGCTCCTGCCCTGTGTCCGGCAGGAAGTGAAGGAGATCCTGCTCCGGAAGGGCGTGCAGCTGCTGCTGA GTGAGCGGGTGAGCAACCTGGAGGCGCTGCCTCTCAACGAGCATCGCGAGAGCATCACGGTGCGGACGGACAAAGGCGCGGAGGTGGCCGCCAACCTGGTGATCGCCTGCAGCGGTATCAAGATCAACAGTGTGGCCTACCGCAGTGCGTTTG GTGATCAGCTGGCCAGCGATGGCGCTCTGAGAGTGAACGAGTACCTCCAGGTGGAGGGCTACAGCCACATCTACGCCATTGGTGACTGCGCCGATGTGAGGGAGCCCAAGATGGCCTATCACGCCAGCCTCCACGCCAATGTCGCCGTGGCCAACATCGTCAACTCCATGAAACAGAGGCCCCTCAAAGCCTACAAGCCAG GTTCGCTGACGTTCCTCCTGGCCATGGGGAGAAATGACGGCGTGGGCCAGATCAGTGGCTTCTACGTGGGGCGCCTCATGGTTCGGCTGGCCAAGAGCCGGGACCTGTTGGTCTCCACGAGCTGGAAAACCATGCGGCAGTCTCCACCCTGA
- the AIFM2 gene encoding ferroptosis suppressor protein 1 isoform X2, with translation MGSQVSMDVGAVHVVIVGGGFGGIAAASQLQALNIPFMLVDMKDSFHHNVAALRASVESGFAKKTFISYSVTFKENFRQGLVVEIDLKNQTVLLEDGEALSFTYLILATGSTGLFPGKFNQVSNQQMAIQAYEDMVTQVQSSQSIVVVGGGSAGVEMAAEIKTEYPEKEVTLIHSQMALADKELLPCVRQEVKEILLRKGVQLLLSERVSNLEALPLNEHRESITVRTDKGAEVAANLVIACSGIKINSVAYRSAFGDQLASDGALRVNEYLQVEGYSHIYAIGDCADVREPKMAYHASLHANVAVANIVNSMKQRPLKAYKPVLKQQEENTWKETPGGDLVNYRLRLFLTRI, from the exons ATGGGGTCCCAGGTCTCGATGGACGTGGGAGCCGTGCACGTGGTGATCGTGGGCGGGGGCTTTGGCGGCATCGCGGCCGCCAGCCAACTGCAGGCACTGAACATCCCCTTCATGCTGGTGGACATGAAGGACTCCTTCCACCACAACGTGGCAGCCCTCCGGGCCTCCGTGGAGAGTG GGTTTGCCAAAAAGACATTCATTTCCTACTCGGTGACCTTCAAGGAAAACTTCCGGCAGGGCCTGGTGGTTGAGATAGACCTGAAGAATCAGACAGTGCTGCTGGAGGACGGCGAG GCCCTGTCCTTCACATATCTCATCCTGGCCACGGGCAGCACTGGGCTCTTCCCAGGCAAGTTTAACCAGGTGTCCAACCAGCAGATGGCCATCCAGGCCTATGAGGACATGGTGACGCAG GTCCAGAGCTCACAATCCATCGTGGTGGTTGGAGGAGGCTCTGCGGGAGTGGAGATGGCAGCAGAGATTAAAACAGAATACCCTGAGAAAGAG GTCACTCTCATTCACTCCCAAATGGCCCTCGCAGACAAGGAGCTCCTGCCCTGTGTCCGGCAGGAAGTGAAGGAGATCCTGCTCCGGAAGGGCGTGCAGCTGCTGCTGA GTGAGCGGGTGAGCAACCTGGAGGCGCTGCCTCTCAACGAGCATCGCGAGAGCATCACGGTGCGGACGGACAAAGGCGCGGAGGTGGCCGCCAACCTGGTGATCGCCTGCAGCGGTATCAAGATCAACAGTGTGGCCTACCGCAGTGCGTTTG GTGATCAGCTGGCCAGCGATGGCGCTCTGAGAGTGAACGAGTACCTCCAGGTGGAGGGCTACAGCCACATCTACGCCATTGGTGACTGCGCCGATGTGAGGGAGCCCAAGATGGCCTATCACGCCAGCCTCCACGCCAATGTCGCCGTGGCCAACATCGTCAACTCCATGAAACAGAGGCCCCTCAAAGCCTACAAGCCAG ttcTAAAACAACAGGAAGAAAACACATGGAAAGAAACCCCTGGTGGAGACCTGGTTAATTACAGACTGAGGCTCTTTTTAACGAGAATATAA